One Novosphingobium sp. G106 DNA segment encodes these proteins:
- a CDS encoding tannase/feruloyl esterase family alpha/beta hydrolase, with amino-acid sequence MLRPPRRRACACDDTIKSAFRPDEQTHVVLVKPFRQGDALVISEAASKNTPTAASDLCLVKLIVGPGNPGPVGAPSTSPGIGIEVWLPAPAKWDGRIHNVGGRGGFDGGTHSSISEVAWPVAAVTAGSEGAVSASTDIGHSPTDGSWGMDPDGTLAKPLWQDYAHRAMHEMALKTKALTAAYYGRPAKHAYYEGSSTGGRHGYRLAQQYPDDYDGIVANLPALNWAEWTTAGVYRALVVERDLGGVALTDAQQDLVSNAAISACDVVGGQHLGYVMDNAACHYDPAKDPAVLCASEGGTNGTADCVTRLQAQAVDKMWYGITVDGSAPSPAVDNGAGARLDGKHRWYGMMRGTSLYNAYFSRLGYRSSAKDGYIAGQVALELQNPTLAEPTFRNATGNGQGLWQDMSYKQLANAFDRGVALDPVFGDLASDNPDLSAFKARGGKFLSWHGWNDEAIPVQGSIRYYDRVIEKMGGVAQVQSFFKLYLVPGAGHLSPNGTANPKAIPPLPAPGQLYKLVVDWVERGVEPRGVVLQAPANSGVTRSAPACAYPQIATYVAGDPNVATSFKCAAPARSNR; translated from the coding sequence TTGCTTCGGCCGCCTCGGCGGCGGGCCTGCGCTTGCGACGATACGATCAAGTCCGCCTTCAGGCCCGACGAGCAGACCCATGTCGTGCTGGTGAAGCCCTTTCGGCAGGGTGACGCCCTGGTCATTTCGGAAGCCGCATCAAAGAACACGCCGACCGCGGCGTCCGATCTTTGCCTGGTCAAGCTCATCGTCGGACCGGGCAATCCGGGACCGGTCGGCGCACCCTCGACCTCGCCGGGCATCGGCATAGAGGTATGGCTGCCGGCCCCGGCAAAGTGGGATGGCCGCATCCACAATGTCGGCGGACGCGGCGGCTTCGACGGCGGCACGCATAGCTCGATCAGCGAAGTCGCCTGGCCGGTCGCCGCGGTAACCGCCGGCAGCGAGGGTGCTGTTTCGGCAAGTACCGACATCGGTCATTCGCCAACCGACGGCAGCTGGGGAATGGACCCAGACGGCACGCTCGCGAAGCCGCTGTGGCAGGACTACGCGCACCGCGCGATGCACGAGATGGCGCTCAAGACCAAGGCGCTGACCGCTGCCTATTACGGCCGCCCGGCCAAGCATGCCTACTACGAAGGATCGTCGACCGGCGGCCGCCACGGCTATCGGCTGGCCCAGCAATATCCCGACGACTACGACGGGATCGTCGCCAACTTGCCGGCGCTCAACTGGGCCGAATGGACTACGGCCGGCGTCTATCGTGCATTGGTGGTCGAACGCGATCTCGGTGGCGTCGCGCTGACAGATGCGCAGCAGGACCTCGTCTCGAATGCAGCCATTTCGGCCTGCGACGTCGTCGGTGGCCAGCACCTCGGCTACGTCATGGACAACGCAGCCTGCCACTACGATCCGGCCAAGGACCCAGCCGTGCTCTGCGCCAGCGAGGGCGGCACGAACGGCACTGCCGATTGCGTGACCCGGCTCCAGGCCCAGGCGGTCGACAAGATGTGGTACGGCATCACGGTGGACGGCTCGGCACCGTCGCCCGCCGTCGACAACGGCGCCGGCGCGCGGCTGGACGGCAAGCATCGCTGGTACGGCATGATGCGCGGCACCTCGCTGTACAACGCCTATTTCTCGAGGCTCGGCTACCGGAGTTCCGCCAAGGACGGCTACATCGCCGGCCAGGTCGCGCTCGAGCTGCAGAACCCGACGCTTGCCGAGCCGACCTTCCGGAACGCCACGGGCAACGGCCAGGGCCTCTGGCAGGATATGTCCTACAAGCAGCTCGCCAACGCCTTCGATCGCGGTGTCGCGCTCGATCCCGTGTTCGGCGACCTCGCGAGCGACAACCCCGACCTCTCGGCCTTCAAGGCACGCGGCGGCAAGTTCCTGAGCTGGCACGGCTGGAACGACGAGGCGATCCCGGTGCAGGGTTCGATCCGCTACTACGACCGGGTCATCGAGAAGATGGGCGGGGTCGCCCAGGTCCAGAGCTTTTTCAAGCTCTACCTCGTGCCGGGCGCCGGTCACCTTTCGCCCAACGGCACCGCCAATCCCAAAGCGATCCCGCCGCTGCCCGCACCGGGCCAGCTCTACAAACTCGTCGTCGATTGGGTCGAGCGCGGGGTCGAGCCTCGCGGGGTAGTCCTGCAGGCGCCAGCGAACAGCGGCGTGACCCGTAGCGCGCCCGCCTGCGCCTATCCGCAGATCGCGACCTACGTCGCCGGCGATCCGAACGTGGCGACAAGCTTCAAATGCGCTGCGCCGGCGAGATCGAACCGGTGA
- a CDS encoding tannase/feruloyl esterase family alpha/beta hydrolase, whose amino-acid sequence MGAFARLAAASAIIALTAGCATREPVAEVVAAPSAGRMNLSEVCTPDAVRAIAVTLSTKVSVGKIANQPGPFFADGTKYFAAKGDMPAYCQVTGSYVTNPATGKTANFLATFPENWNGKYLQLGCGGHCGTFAVSNPGVFTITITNQGLPGEIIQKGYAAFATDQGHTEMTGGTWAVEGPGEVSEDAITDYLWRSSKVLTQMGKAFTRAFYARETGAPAAIARSYFSGCSGGGRDALVAASYFPEEFDGIIAGSPYNLMGRAFHSAGTTFATLRAPDAAISPSLLALFNQKVMSQCDGLDGVKDGLIQNPMACNFTPERDLPKCDGDKPGGQCFTKAQIETISTVITAVTDEHGNIVQPGYSVSELQGSFAPAVAPKDPNAESPWPDSPLQEGGLWPLADAAIKVFAHHNDPAFKTRAILTYRDGGPGAITAFRTVVPSAEVARALAAGRLGIGHFPENYAKLIRQNRKLLIWHNLSDEKLTPYMSVNLYKQLAARYGGFAKLQNDVRLFGLPGTAHCSGGGLPVGPGSFDAISAMENWVEKGTAPDALVATLYQPTPISADYSKPLGRTMPLCKFPEMARYKGAGDVKDGANWSCPSGDRSMLTMGESGRRAGVIQ is encoded by the coding sequence ATGGGCGCGTTCGCTCGCCTGGCTGCGGCGAGTGCGATCATCGCACTGACGGCGGGCTGCGCAACGCGGGAACCCGTGGCCGAAGTGGTCGCGGCGCCATCGGCCGGCAGGATGAACCTGTCCGAGGTCTGCACGCCCGACGCCGTCCGGGCGATCGCCGTAACGCTCTCGACCAAGGTCAGCGTGGGCAAGATCGCCAACCAGCCCGGGCCGTTCTTCGCCGACGGCACCAAATACTTCGCGGCCAAGGGCGACATGCCGGCCTACTGCCAGGTCACCGGCAGCTATGTGACCAATCCGGCAACGGGCAAGACGGCCAACTTCCTCGCGACCTTCCCGGAGAACTGGAACGGTAAATACCTGCAACTCGGCTGCGGCGGCCATTGCGGCACGTTCGCGGTCAGCAACCCCGGCGTGTTCACGATCACGATCACCAACCAGGGCCTGCCCGGGGAGATCATCCAGAAGGGCTACGCCGCCTTTGCCACCGACCAGGGACACACCGAGATGACCGGCGGCACCTGGGCCGTAGAAGGCCCGGGCGAGGTCAGCGAGGACGCGATCACCGACTATCTGTGGCGCTCCTCGAAAGTGCTCACGCAGATGGGCAAGGCCTTTACCCGCGCGTTCTATGCGCGCGAGACGGGTGCGCCGGCGGCGATCGCCCGCTCCTATTTCAGCGGCTGCTCTGGCGGTGGCCGCGATGCGCTGGTCGCCGCGTCCTATTTCCCCGAAGAGTTCGACGGGATCATCGCCGGCTCGCCCTATAACCTGATGGGCCGTGCCTTCCACTCGGCCGGGACGACCTTCGCCACGCTGCGCGCGCCCGACGCAGCGATCTCGCCCTCGCTACTGGCCTTGTTCAACCAGAAGGTCATGTCGCAGTGCGACGGGCTCGATGGCGTCAAGGACGGGCTCATCCAGAACCCGATGGCCTGCAATTTTACCCCCGAGCGCGATCTGCCGAAGTGCGACGGCGACAAGCCGGGCGGGCAATGCTTCACCAAGGCGCAGATCGAGACGATCAGCACCGTGATCACCGCGGTCACCGACGAGCACGGCAACATCGTGCAGCCGGGCTATTCGGTCAGCGAACTGCAGGGCTCGTTCGCTCCTGCCGTGGCGCCGAAGGATCCCAATGCCGAAAGCCCCTGGCCCGACTCTCCGCTGCAGGAAGGCGGGCTTTGGCCGCTGGCGGACGCCGCGATCAAGGTCTTCGCGCACCACAACGATCCGGCCTTCAAGACGCGCGCGATCCTGACCTACCGCGATGGCGGTCCCGGTGCGATCACCGCGTTCCGCACGGTAGTGCCGAGCGCCGAAGTCGCCCGCGCCCTGGCTGCGGGCCGGCTCGGCATCGGACACTTCCCGGAGAACTACGCCAAGCTGATCCGCCAGAACCGCAAGCTGCTGATCTGGCACAACCTCAGCGACGAGAAGCTGACGCCCTACATGTCGGTCAATCTCTACAAGCAGCTCGCCGCGCGTTATGGCGGCTTTGCCAAGCTGCAGAACGACGTCCGCCTGTTCGGCCTGCCCGGCACGGCCCATTGCAGCGGCGGCGGCCTGCCCGTCGGGCCCGGCAGCTTCGATGCGATCTCGGCCATGGAGAACTGGGTCGAGAAGGGCACGGCGCCCGATGCACTGGTCGCCACGCTCTATCAGCCGACGCCGATCAGCGCCGACTATTCCAAGCCGCTCGGCCGGACGATGCCGCTGTGCAAGTTCCCCGAAATGGCACGCTACAAGGGGGCGGGCGACGTCAAGGACGGCGCGAACTGGTCCTGCCCGAGCGGCGACCGGTCGATGCTGACGATGGGCGAAAGCGGCCGGCGCGCCGGCGTGATCCAGTGA
- a CDS encoding LVIVD repeat-containing protein, with the protein MKARFGRYALTGMVAAGLAAGGVTAATPDRPERGKQGETIEGEAVVLPVPYSKGVDVVGHDAIGGRTGNLIMAWSGQCAYVADGMTLKPDGSLLQLPIGPKSGVAVIDVSNPAAPKTLRYLTDKGALYATETLHVSPGRGHPILAASTYGGVEGMSAPKEGWLSLYDVSDCAQPKLLADVQWPEPVHTVRVSPSGRYVYGPVLNPFIGAGGIAVMDISDPRKPRFVGKFGVTRADGTSYEFSPHELVFSPDEKRIYVGVVASQGGDLNHHFKNTKPGVPSAESVGRDAGGVYILDNSDFAAGKPDPKFRLVGTAQHAGWHSPALASFGGKPYVVNAGELGACPGAWPRITDISDEADPKLVGEFRLAMNHEENCPSPTAMEKASGGLVGRPGVASMHFNDVDSAEDTRLGLFTFMYAGLRIADLRDPRNPVEVAYFKPGDPCMSHVHYDSARGQIWFACNASGFWVLSLKPELRAALNLPRVGRRR; encoded by the coding sequence ATGAAGGCAAGGTTCGGGCGCTATGCGCTGACGGGGATGGTCGCGGCGGGTCTTGCTGCGGGCGGTGTGACCGCTGCGACGCCCGACCGCCCCGAGCGCGGCAAGCAGGGCGAAACGATCGAGGGGGAGGCGGTCGTCCTGCCGGTGCCCTATTCCAAGGGCGTCGACGTCGTCGGCCACGATGCCATTGGCGGGCGCACCGGCAACCTCATCATGGCCTGGTCGGGGCAGTGCGCCTATGTCGCGGACGGCATGACGCTCAAGCCCGACGGCAGTCTTCTGCAACTGCCGATAGGTCCGAAGTCGGGCGTAGCGGTGATCGACGTGAGCAATCCGGCGGCGCCGAAAACGCTGCGCTACCTGACCGACAAGGGCGCGCTCTACGCGACCGAGACGCTGCACGTCTCGCCGGGGCGCGGCCATCCGATCCTCGCCGCAAGCACCTATGGCGGCGTCGAAGGCATGAGCGCACCCAAGGAAGGCTGGCTGTCGCTCTACGACGTTTCCGATTGTGCCCAGCCGAAGCTCCTGGCCGATGTCCAGTGGCCCGAGCCGGTGCACACGGTACGCGTCTCGCCCAGCGGCCGCTATGTCTATGGTCCGGTGCTCAATCCCTTTATCGGCGCCGGCGGGATCGCAGTGATGGACATCTCCGATCCCAGAAAGCCGCGCTTCGTCGGCAAGTTCGGCGTAACCCGCGCTGACGGCACGAGCTACGAATTCTCGCCGCACGAGCTCGTATTCAGCCCCGATGAAAAGCGCATCTACGTTGGTGTCGTCGCCTCGCAGGGCGGCGATCTCAACCATCATTTCAAGAACACCAAGCCCGGCGTTCCCAGCGCGGAATCGGTCGGCCGAGATGCCGGCGGCGTCTATATCCTCGACAACAGCGACTTCGCCGCAGGCAAGCCCGATCCCAAATTCCGCCTGGTCGGCACGGCGCAGCATGCCGGCTGGCATTCGCCCGCCTTGGCTTCGTTCGGCGGCAAGCCTTATGTCGTGAACGCCGGCGAGCTCGGCGCCTGTCCGGGGGCCTGGCCGCGGATCACCGACATCTCGGACGAAGCCGATCCGAAGCTCGTCGGCGAGTTCCGGCTGGCGATGAATCACGAAGAGAACTGCCCGTCGCCCACCGCAATGGAAAAGGCTTCCGGCGGCCTGGTCGGCCGGCCCGGCGTCGCCTCGATGCATTTCAACGATGTCGACAGCGCCGAGGACACCCGGCTCGGCCTGTTCACCTTCATGTACGCGGGCCTGCGCATCGCCGACCTGCGCGATCCGCGAAACCCGGTCGAGGTCGCCTATTTCAAGCCCGGCGACCCCTGCATGTCGCATGTCCACTACGACAGCGCGCGCGGCCAGATCTGGTTCGCCTGCAACGCCAGCGGTTTCTGGGTGCTTTCGCTGAAGCCCGAACTGCGCGCTGCGCTGAACCTGCCGAGGGTCGGACGGCGGCGCTGA
- a CDS encoding carboxylesterase/lipase family protein: protein MDEFITSRRSVLAGTLAGSACMLAGRAMADDAGAPTAAVETTSGKVRGLRAGGLSRFFGIPYGADTGQHRFQPARRVAAWTGVRDCNALGPKTPQGPITLPGIMGKVDPSARAIPVMMAVAGITNAKIPESEDCLVLNVITPDASRVRKRPVMVWLHGGAFAMGSGFDSMTDGSLLAGQGDVVYVSLNHRLNAMGFLYLGALHDDFADSGNAGMLDIVLALEWVRDNIEAFGGDPGNVTIFGQSGGGAKVSTLLGMLPAKGLFHKAIAMSGPIVTLVEKQDAAAIAEQTLASLGVAKADVHRLQTLPYGQVIQAASAVRLPPALDGGLASRTLAPMVDGRSIPAHPFDPGATEISRDVPLMIGTAKDEATLFMAGDPELGHMSEDHARERFRTALGDKGDAAFERYRSGYPKDDPSYWVSTMMTDRLFRSQSIVQADRKSAQKAAAVYMYRVDYEPRVVDRILRSPHGTEVPLVFGTKVPVQFVSSGPEVDALSARLMRAWLNFVRTGNPSQEGLEWPRYDTRRRLNMIFDAPCHVVADPDPVARDPVARGIA from the coding sequence ATGGACGAATTCATCACATCGCGGCGGTCGGTGCTGGCGGGAACCCTGGCAGGCTCCGCCTGCATGCTGGCGGGTCGTGCCATGGCCGATGATGCCGGTGCGCCGACTGCCGCGGTCGAAACCACCTCGGGAAAGGTCCGCGGCCTGCGCGCGGGCGGTCTGTCGCGGTTCTTCGGGATTCCCTATGGCGCCGATACCGGGCAGCATCGCTTCCAGCCCGCACGGCGGGTAGCGGCCTGGACCGGCGTGCGCGATTGCAACGCGCTCGGCCCCAAGACCCCGCAAGGCCCGATCACCTTGCCCGGTATCATGGGCAAGGTCGATCCGAGTGCCAGGGCGATCCCGGTGATGATGGCGGTCGCCGGGATCACCAACGCCAAGATCCCCGAAAGCGAGGACTGCCTCGTCCTCAACGTGATCACGCCCGATGCGTCGCGCGTACGCAAGCGCCCGGTGATGGTCTGGCTGCACGGCGGCGCTTTCGCGATGGGCTCGGGCTTCGACTCCATGACCGACGGCAGCCTGCTCGCCGGGCAGGGGGACGTTGTCTACGTCTCGCTCAATCACCGCCTCAACGCGATGGGGTTTCTCTATCTGGGCGCGCTACACGACGACTTCGCCGATTCCGGCAATGCCGGGATGCTCGACATCGTCCTCGCGCTCGAATGGGTGCGGGACAATATCGAGGCATTCGGCGGCGATCCCGGCAATGTGACCATATTCGGTCAGAGCGGGGGCGGGGCCAAGGTCTCGACCCTGCTCGGCATGCTTCCCGCCAAGGGGCTGTTCCACAAGGCCATCGCCATGAGCGGGCCGATCGTCACGCTTGTCGAGAAGCAGGACGCGGCGGCGATTGCCGAACAGACGCTCGCCAGCCTGGGCGTGGCCAAAGCCGACGTCCACAGGCTTCAGACCTTGCCCTACGGCCAAGTCATTCAGGCGGCATCGGCGGTGCGGCTTCCGCCTGCGCTCGACGGCGGGCTCGCCAGCCGCACGCTGGCGCCGATGGTCGACGGCCGATCGATCCCGGCGCATCCGTTCGATCCCGGTGCCACCGAGATTAGCCGCGACGTACCGCTGATGATCGGTACCGCCAAGGACGAGGCGACGCTGTTCATGGCCGGCGATCCCGAACTCGGCCATATGAGCGAGGACCACGCCCGCGAGCGCTTCCGGACCGCGCTAGGCGACAAGGGCGACGCTGCGTTCGAACGCTACCGCTCCGGCTATCCCAAGGACGATCCAAGCTACTGGGTCAGCACGATGATGACCGACCGGCTGTTCCGCAGCCAGTCGATCGTGCAGGCCGATCGCAAATCGGCGCAGAAGGCGGCGGCGGTCTACATGTACCGCGTCGACTACGAGCCGCGCGTGGTCGACCGAATCCTGCGCAGCCCGCACGGCACCGAGGTGCCCCTGGTGTTCGGCACCAAGGTGCCCGTGCAGTTCGTCAGCTCCGGGCCGGAGGTCGATGCGCTGTCGGCCCGGCTGATGCGCGCCTGGCTCAATTTCGTGCGGACGGGCAACCCTTCGCAGGAGGGGCTCGAATGGCCGCGCTACGATACGCGGCGCCGGCTCAACATGATCTTCGACGCGCCGTGCCACGTCGTGGCCGACCCCGATCCGGTGGCGCGTGACCCGGTCGCGCGGGGTATCGCATGA
- a CDS encoding AMP-binding protein, whose translation MTQRVRDLLEIYSAPEACAARLLCDHRDPAALAYRIVAADLSVQDVTYGELRRESERFAAVLQALGVGPGDRVATLMGKSRSYLVTLMGIWRLGAVHVPLFTAFAPPAIAFRLNGSGARAVVCDDGQLAKLACEDASWRVITTGEPAGSALSFDALMADAEPGIPAAAAGGDAPLIHIYTSGTTGNPKGVVVPLRAVAAFQTYAEFGLGIRAADDVFWCAADPGWAYGLYFGVLATLSTGVRSLLFEGGFTPESTLAVLAQERVTNFAAAPTVYRALRASGLRPAADVLLRCASSAGEPLTPDVNLWAKDALGVAVHDHYGQTEAGMLINNHHHPAVAEPIKDGAMGRAMPGWTATILHEQRDEEAGAGEVGRVAMVLPESPLAWFQGYDGDPAKSAEKFAGAGRWYVTGDTGRIDADGQFHFSARDDDVIIMAGYRIGPFEVESVLATHPAVAECAVIAVPDEVRGEVIEAYAVLREGHAADAELERDIQQWVKRNYAAHAYPRRVHFTPAMPKTPSGKIQRFVLKQQRLEELARQQGER comes from the coding sequence ATGACCCAGCGCGTCCGCGACCTGTTGGAAATCTATTCCGCGCCGGAGGCCTGCGCGGCGCGGCTCCTCTGCGACCACCGCGATCCAGCTGCGCTGGCCTATCGGATCGTCGCTGCCGACCTCTCGGTGCAGGACGTTACCTATGGCGAACTGCGCCGCGAATCCGAACGCTTCGCCGCGGTGCTCCAAGCGCTCGGCGTCGGCCCGGGTGACCGCGTCGCGACGCTGATGGGCAAGAGCCGGTCCTATCTGGTGACGCTGATGGGCATCTGGCGGCTGGGCGCGGTACACGTTCCGCTGTTCACCGCCTTCGCCCCGCCGGCCATCGCTTTCCGGCTGAATGGCAGCGGCGCGCGCGCTGTGGTTTGCGACGACGGTCAACTGGCGAAGCTGGCTTGTGAAGATGCGTCCTGGCGGGTGATAACGACGGGAGAGCCTGCGGGTTCGGCGCTATCGTTCGATGCGCTGATGGCCGATGCCGAGCCCGGAATTCCCGCTGCGGCCGCGGGCGGCGATGCGCCGCTCATCCATATCTACACATCGGGTACGACCGGAAACCCGAAGGGCGTAGTCGTCCCCCTGCGCGCGGTGGCGGCCTTCCAGACCTATGCTGAGTTCGGCCTGGGCATCCGCGCCGCTGACGACGTGTTCTGGTGCGCGGCAGATCCCGGTTGGGCTTATGGTCTCTACTTCGGCGTGCTGGCGACGCTTTCGACCGGTGTGCGGAGTCTGCTGTTCGAGGGCGGTTTCACGCCCGAGTCCACGCTTGCTGTCCTGGCGCAAGAGCGCGTCACCAACTTCGCCGCGGCGCCCACGGTCTATCGCGCGCTGCGCGCCTCGGGGCTCAGACCCGCCGCCGACGTCCTCCTTCGCTGTGCTTCGAGCGCTGGCGAGCCGCTGACGCCCGACGTCAACCTCTGGGCGAAAGACGCGCTCGGCGTCGCCGTGCACGATCACTACGGGCAGACCGAAGCCGGGATGCTGATCAACAACCATCATCATCCCGCAGTGGCCGAGCCGATCAAGGATGGCGCGATGGGCCGCGCCATGCCCGGCTGGACGGCTACGATCCTGCACGAGCAGCGCGACGAAGAAGCCGGTGCCGGCGAAGTCGGCCGTGTGGCCATGGTGCTTCCGGAAAGCCCACTGGCCTGGTTCCAGGGCTATGACGGCGATCCCGCGAAATCCGCCGAAAAGTTCGCCGGCGCCGGCCGCTGGTACGTCACGGGCGATACCGGGCGTATCGACGCCGATGGTCAATTCCACTTCTCCGCGCGCGACGACGACGTGATCATCATGGCCGGTTACCGCATCGGCCCCTTCGAGGTGGAATCGGTCCTGGCGACGCACCCGGCCGTCGCCGAATGTGCGGTGATCGCGGTACCTGACGAGGTTCGCGGCGAGGTCATCGAAGCCTATGCCGTGCTGCGCGAAGGCCATGCGGCCGACGCCGAGCTTGAGCGCGACATCCAGCAATGGGTGAAGCGTAATTACGCCGCGCATGCCTATCCCCGGCGCGTCCATTTCACGCCGGCCATGCCCAAGACGCCGAGCGGCAAGATCCAGCGCTTCGTGCTCAAGCAGCAGCGACTGGAAGAACTGGCGCGACAGCAGGGCGAGCGCTGA
- a CDS encoding nitroreductase — protein MVGVASTILAVDAVTGRRSVRAFLPTPVEDDVVRAILAGASRAASGTNIQPWLVHVVTGEAQERLSQAALGAMEAGEIHLEYAYLPEAMKEPYLSRRRKIGYDLFARYGIARDDYPARKAAMLRNFRFFGAPVGLFFTMERDNALGAWLDCGMFMQNVMVLARAYGLETCPQQAWCDVGPVVHRELGIPQGHIVLSGMALGHEDIDASVNGLVSDRAPVDEFTTWHGAKTAAGNCHASTS, from the coding sequence ATGGTCGGCGTCGCCTCGACCATCTTGGCGGTGGATGCGGTCACAGGTCGCCGTTCGGTACGCGCCTTCCTGCCGACGCCGGTGGAAGACGATGTCGTGCGCGCGATCCTCGCCGGCGCATCGCGCGCCGCATCGGGCACCAATATCCAACCCTGGCTCGTCCATGTCGTCACCGGCGAGGCCCAGGAGCGGCTCTCACAGGCGGCGCTCGGGGCCATGGAAGCAGGCGAGATCCATCTCGAATACGCCTATCTGCCCGAGGCGATGAAGGAGCCCTATCTCTCGCGGCGGCGGAAGATCGGCTACGATCTCTTTGCCAGGTACGGCATCGCCCGCGACGACTATCCGGCGCGCAAGGCGGCGATGCTGCGCAACTTCCGCTTCTTCGGCGCACCGGTCGGCCTTTTCTTCACGATGGAGCGCGATAACGCCCTCGGCGCCTGGCTGGACTGCGGCATGTTCATGCAGAACGTCATGGTCCTCGCCCGCGCCTATGGGCTCGAGACTTGCCCGCAGCAGGCCTGGTGCGATGTCGGCCCGGTCGTGCACCGTGAGCTGGGAATCCCCCAAGGCCACATCGTGCTGTCGGGAATGGCGCTCGGCCACGAGGACATCGACGCGTCGGTGAACGGCCTCGTCAGCGACCGGGCGCCGGTCGACGAATTCACCACCTGGCATGGCGCAAAAACTGCAGCGGGGAACTGCCATGCCTCGACAAGTTGA
- a CDS encoding antibiotic biosynthesis monooxygenase family protein — MVLERAEISIKDGMMDEFLEVFVNRALPLTETFTGLISFTALRGVEDADSVMFLAEWESVEAHLESRVEETHAEFRSIVVPYTSGAKQTVHFSPVGTRKGRSA; from the coding sequence ATGGTTCTGGAACGCGCTGAAATCAGCATCAAGGACGGGATGATGGACGAGTTCCTCGAGGTCTTCGTCAACCGCGCGCTGCCTCTGACCGAGACTTTCACTGGCCTGATCTCGTTCACCGCACTGCGCGGGGTCGAGGACGCGGACTCGGTGATGTTCTTGGCCGAATGGGAATCGGTCGAAGCGCACCTGGAATCGCGCGTCGAGGAAACGCACGCTGAGTTCCGCAGCATCGTCGTTCCCTACACTTCGGGCGCCAAACAGACCGTCCACTTCTCACCGGTCGGAACCCGTAAGGGCCGTTCGGCCTGA
- a CDS encoding nuclear transport factor 2 family protein, with protein MSSEDRLAALEAKMQELMDRQAIFDCIKRNSRGNDRFDVDLVTSSYHSNGLHELGSQQISGREYGEHANHAHGMLFDNNLHNVTMHMCEIDGDVAHAESYNIGLFMDKGSETGRILAGRYIDRLEKRDGEWRIVLRRATVEIALEGKATLPNGQPLPGSGYLKGSRDRSDPAYERPLSVESGGRW; from the coding sequence ATGAGTAGCGAAGACCGCCTCGCGGCACTGGAAGCCAAAATGCAGGAACTGATGGACCGCCAGGCCATCTTCGACTGCATCAAGCGCAATTCACGTGGCAACGACCGTTTTGACGTCGACCTCGTTACGAGCAGCTACCATTCCAACGGCCTGCACGAACTCGGGAGCCAGCAGATCTCGGGACGCGAATATGGCGAGCATGCCAATCACGCGCACGGCATGCTGTTCGACAACAACCTGCACAACGTGACGATGCACATGTGCGAGATCGACGGCGATGTCGCCCACGCCGAAAGCTACAATATCGGCCTTTTCATGGACAAGGGCAGCGAGACGGGCCGCATCCTGGCGGGCCGCTATATCGACCGGCTCGAGAAGCGCGACGGCGAATGGCGGATCGTTCTGCGCCGCGCCACGGTCGAGATCGCCCTGGAGGGCAAGGCGACCCTGCCCAACGGGCAACCGCTGCCGGGATCCGGCTATCTCAAGGGCAGCCGCGATCGCAGCGATCCCGCTTACGAGCGCCCGCTTTCGGTCGAAAGCGGCGGCCGTTGGTAA
- a CDS encoding SDR family NAD(P)-dependent oxidoreductase gives MLNGKVAVVTGAARGLGRAIALRLARDGADVSVWDLNLEGAQETAEIIRQEGRRAIACGGDSANPADIAHAVEQTHRELGPVTILVNNAALSPFVFWDDLTEAIWDDLMAVNMKGPFLCCKAIIPDMREAGTGRIINISSSSAQAGSGFHAHYAASKGGVIGFTKALAIEFAGTGITANNVAPGFVNTEGLRAAPLEVDKVASVSPMKRAGRPENIAAAVAFLASDDADYVTGHTLSVNGGRYLN, from the coding sequence ATGCTAAATGGAAAAGTTGCGGTCGTTACCGGTGCTGCGCGTGGACTGGGCCGGGCGATCGCGCTCAGGCTGGCACGTGATGGAGCGGATGTGTCGGTCTGGGACCTCAATCTCGAAGGGGCGCAGGAGACCGCCGAGATCATCCGCCAGGAAGGCCGGCGGGCGATCGCCTGCGGGGGCGATTCCGCCAATCCCGCGGATATCGCGCATGCGGTCGAGCAGACGCATAGGGAACTCGGTCCGGTAACGATTCTCGTCAATAACGCCGCGCTGTCGCCCTTCGTATTCTGGGACGATCTCACCGAGGCAATCTGGGACGACCTGATGGCCGTCAACATGAAGGGGCCGTTCCTCTGTTGCAAGGCGATCATCCCGGACATGCGCGAGGCAGGGACGGGGCGGATCATCAACATCTCATCGTCTTCCGCTCAGGCAGGTTCGGGGTTCCACGCCCACTATGCGGCTTCGAAAGGCGGGGTCATCGGCTTCACCAAGGCGCTCGCTATCGAATTTGCCGGAACCGGCATCACCGCGAACAATGTCGCGCCGGGGTTCGTGAACACCGAAGGTCTTCGCGCCGCGCCGCTCGAGGTGGACAAGGTCGCGTCGGTCTCGCCGATGAAGCGCGCGGGGCGGCCGGAGAACATTGCCGCTGCCGTCGCCTTCCTGGCCTCCGACGATGCCGACTATGTCACGGGGCATACGCTGAGCGTCAACGGCGGGCGCTATCTCAATTGA